From the genome of Nicotiana sylvestris chromosome 1, ASM39365v2, whole genome shotgun sequence:
GTAAGATTGAAATTGAAACTAAAAATGACTTTTGAAGGCTTGTTGGCTTTCTAGCATATGATCTGTTCTTTATCTTTTCCCCAATGTTGATCTATTGATTTGATGACTCATTCTGTTTTCCGTTTCTAATTGCAGGTTCTGCTACCCCTCTTCCAGCACCAGGTACCAAACCAACTAATTTATCTAATCTTACACTTGTGTTTCCAGATAGTAGagggaaaaaaaatcaaatcaaatctTTAATTACCAAAACTTTTGTTTTTATACTAAAAATTAGAGTGGTGTGACAGGTCCAGCTGCCTTAGTACCATCAGGGTCTCCAAGATCATTTCGAAATCCTAGGTCACCTCCAGCTCCTAGCCCTGAAGGTAAAACTTTAACATTTCTCGCGAATTTATTGAACATGATGAATTCTATATAGTCTAATCTGGCTAATTTGGTTCATGTAAACGAATGGCAGGTGATGATGTCCCTGAGCCGTTCAATCCTCCTCTGGGACCAGTGGGTGATACAACACCAGACTTAACACCACCATCTCCATCAGGCGGCAGCTTGGGAAATCCTTACAATGGTTTCACACCGCCATCTACAACCAACGGTGGGTTTGGAAATCCTGATACAAGTTCAGGATTCAAGCCTGATTTGACTCCTTCCTCTTCCCCAGTTTCACAGAGACTTTCAGTATTTGTACTTCTAGCAGCCTGTGGAGCAATTGCTTTGAAGTTATACTGAATTGATTCACCCCCCACTCCCTTCTGGCCTTTTAAGATGTACTTGTAGTTTATGAACATTGTTTGGTGTGTGCATACATTGGATAACAGATTGCAAATATTATTTGTTGTTTCCTTGTAATCAAGCTGTACTGCAGTATAATGAAAATTTTGGGGTTCTAGAAATCTatatttttcatcttttcaaTTCCTTTTCTTTGGCTAGTCGAGAAAGAAGTCATAATAACTTCCCTGCCCTGCTATCACTCGAACTTTATTGCTATTCAGTTGGTTTTCCCTACAACGTCGAGGTTACAAGGGACTCTTAAGGAACATTAACTCTTTATATTACATTAATGACCTTAGCAAATTTGGAAGGTTGTTAATACTCTAAATCTAGCAGAATTTGGGAAATTTAATTAGGGTATTCAGAGGAAAGTTCTAGAAATGAAAGTGAGACGAGAGAGGTTCAAAGGAAAATGACCCGATCCTCTCTTAACCAGTGAACTGACCGCGCTTCGCGCAGTTATATAAGATATAGgtgaataataataatttttttaagattaaatcaaagataaaataaatttaaaaaatcctcaatttattttttcttctttattttattttctccttCTTTCCTACAATTAAGTACTCCTTTATTGaatgttcaatcaaattttggcaaaCAATGTGCAAATAccttgaaaaggaaaagaagaaagaatcaaCTGTTTTTTATTCTACCTCTTAATAAAATGGAATATCAACGAAACACACATTCTTTTTTAGTATTTTATCTGATTTTCTATTAACACATTGTTGTGATGGCATATAACTACTATATTATTTGGAATTTCTTGCCTTGCTATAGGCATATAGTTTTCTAGTTATGGGGTTACAATAAAATTTGACAATTCAAAGAGAATGTGATGATTAAGCCAAAATGGTAAGAGCTACATCTGCCATTAAGACATGGTTTGAGTACACATTTCCAAATAATAACTGCTACACTTTCATCTCAGGCAACATATTAGCATTTTTACCTTCAATTTCTTAGAGATCAAGCTAATTGACCAATGCTGCTATaactaagcacttttaataccttcGAATTATGTGGCTCCAAACAGAATCACTTATGTAATGCTAACACTCACAAGACTAAATCAATTTCTTTGACCAAGTGATgcaatgacaatatttcagatatgTCAATAGATGGAACTGTTTCAATCCATAAAAGTGCATTCTAATATATTATAGTAATCTTAAGTATTTACAACACTTCTAAAACAACAATTAGATAGCCCACTGGTAAGTATCTCAACAGAGAGAACTTGAAGAAATATGGAAACAATTAGAAATTCTACATTTGATATGCTTCATCCACAGCACGTGAATTTAATCCAAAAATTGACACAAAATTTCAATAAAAATTGCAAATGAACACTTTGTAAGGTGTCGTTCAGAAAATTACTGCTTTATTTATAGTTCTACCATCATTCATGTGCTTTTCAACAACAGTAGCCTCTGCAAACCAAAACTAGGAGCATGGCAGTGGTCCGATCTTTCATGATCACAACTTCAAAGACATCAGCAAAAGCTTTAAAATTCTCTGAACCGATCACCATTTTTATCCAACAAAATACCTCCAACAAATGACTTGCCTGGCCAACCTCCATTTCCTCTCTAAAGATAACAACATTGCCAATCATCCATCCAAAAATGAAGGCAAACAAAAATATTAACCGATTAAATTAACAAAATATATATCATCCTCCAACTAAAATCAAATTATTCCCagactgtttgaccaaaaagtgctaaactaattaatgatgaaATAGAAGGTGAATCCTAGTTAAATGTAACAAATTCTAGATCTAATATTGGAGGGTATTAGCAGGATGGATAGTGTTTGAGAATATTAAATGTCGGGTGTGTACTCGATGATTATCAATAAATATTATAATATGAACATGCTGCAACATTGATACACCTATGGCATTGGTGGATCAAAGGGTTGGTGGTCGGGATGGATGATAAGACGAATCGACGGTTCTGGCATAAGTACTTCTTCATCAAGACCAA
Proteins encoded in this window:
- the LOC104244751 gene encoding non-specific lipid transfer protein GPI-anchored 21-like — its product is MEGFKFLNDFRRLVPFLAIVLMIFSTQVSGQISTACSAAMLRSFNPCINFMSSGGSGSPTSACCQSLKELTSSGKDCLCLIVTGNVPFKVPNRNWAITLPKACNNGGVPIECKGSATPLPAPGPAALVPSGSPRSFRNPRSPPAPSPEGDDVPEPFNPPLGPVGDTTPDLTPPSPSGGSLGNPYNGFTPPSTTNGGFGNPDTSSGFKPDLTPSSSPVSQRLSVFVLLAACGAIALKLY